In one Pseudomonas purpurea genomic region, the following are encoded:
- a CDS encoding nucleotide disphospho-sugar-binding domain-containing protein: MARILIASTATPGHVFPLLKIAGHLVRHGHAVTVLSGKLFRQDVEKTGAQFQPFDERIDFDYRHLESHFPLRATLPPGPAQMALALKNFFADAMPFQDQDLRRLISQLSPDVVLIENTFYGALPLLLGPKDQRPKVACIGVTPLTLSSRDSIFYGPRIPPAVLPDDLSRSTLVEPSTLQLIDDVQAYFNATLSAHGHPPLQSAVTDSLILNVDRFLQLSTQAFDYARAELPATVQFVGPLNVKHPNGQSVAELFPGDERPLVVVTQGTLANADLNQLLLPTLRALADLPVKVLALTGGRDTDAVAPQNARIIDFVSYVDVLPEASVFITNGGFGAINGALSHGVPVIVAGTGEDKAETAARVVWARCGINLGTSYPTEQAIREAVEKTLRTPSFKAHAQAIAEDFSRHDALAAIHTQLGLLMPAPR, encoded by the coding sequence CCGCGACGCCGGGACACGTCTTCCCACTGCTGAAAATCGCCGGACACCTGGTCCGCCACGGCCATGCCGTGACCGTGCTCAGCGGCAAGCTGTTTCGCCAGGACGTGGAAAAAACTGGCGCACAGTTCCAGCCTTTCGACGAACGCATCGACTTCGATTATCGCCACCTCGAAAGCCACTTCCCGCTGCGCGCCACATTGCCGCCAGGGCCTGCGCAAATGGCCCTGGCGCTGAAGAACTTCTTCGCCGACGCCATGCCGTTTCAGGATCAGGACCTGCGGCGGTTGATCTCGCAACTGTCCCCCGACGTTGTGCTGATCGAAAACACCTTCTACGGTGCCTTGCCGTTACTGTTGGGCCCGAAAGACCAGCGCCCCAAAGTGGCCTGCATCGGCGTGACACCGCTGACCCTGTCCTCACGCGACTCGATTTTCTACGGCCCACGGATTCCGCCTGCCGTACTGCCCGACGACCTGAGCCGAAGCACGCTGGTGGAGCCATCCACTTTGCAACTGATTGACGACGTGCAGGCGTACTTCAACGCCACACTCAGCGCCCACGGGCATCCACCGTTGCAATCGGCGGTGACCGACAGCCTGATTCTCAACGTTGATCGCTTCCTGCAACTCTCGACCCAAGCCTTCGACTACGCCCGCGCCGAACTGCCGGCGACGGTGCAGTTTGTCGGCCCGCTGAACGTCAAACACCCGAATGGCCAAAGCGTCGCCGAACTGTTTCCCGGTGACGAGCGGCCCTTGGTGGTGGTGACGCAAGGCACCCTGGCCAATGCCGACCTGAACCAGTTGCTGTTGCCGACCCTGCGCGCTCTGGCCGACCTGCCGGTCAAGGTGCTTGCCCTCACAGGGGGGCGGGACACCGACGCGGTGGCGCCACAAAACGCCCGCATCATCGACTTCGTTTCCTATGTCGACGTGCTGCCCGAGGCGAGTGTGTTCATCACCAACGGCGGCTTCGGCGCCATCAATGGCGCCCTCAGCCATGGCGTTCCGGTGATCGTTGCCGGCACCGGTGAAGACAAAGCCGAAACGGCGGCGCGAGTGGTCTGGGCACGCTGCGGGATCAACCTGGGCACCAGCTATCCGACAGAACAGGCCATCCGCGAAGCGGTCGAAAAAACCCTGCGAACCCCGTCGTTCAAGGCACACGCCCAAGCGATTGCAGAGGACTTCAGCCGTCACGACGCACTGGCCGCCATCCACACTCAACTGGGGTTGTTGATGCCTGCACCGCGTTAA
- a CDS encoding carbohydrate porin: MPDFQTLKDSAVRRPRSRVIPLNLLASVSAFGLATCVQAAPAFDSDSPWMLGDWNGTRTELSEKGYDFKVDYTGEMGSNLHGGYDHDRTARYSDQFGLGTHLDLQKILGWNDAEFQLTITKRNGDNISNDRINDPRAPGFTSAQEVWGRGQTWRLTQMWYQQKFFDQTLDIKVGRFGEGEDFNSFPCDFQNLAFCGSQVGNWAGGIWYNWPVSQWALRVKYHLTPELYAQIGAYEQNPSNLDRDNGFKLSGSGTQGAVLPVELVWTPKLNGLPGEYRAGYYYSNASATDVYKDRNGQPAALSGEAYRSASSKHGVWLGVQQQLTSRASDHSRGLSVFANGTMHDKKTNAVDNYVQAGVVYKGLFDARAKDDIGFAMARVHVNPAYRKNAEAANQAHAVFDYDNPTYLPPQDTEYSAELYYGVHLSNWLTVRPNLQYIRHPGGVDKVDDALIGGIKIQSSF, from the coding sequence ATGCCCGACTTCCAGACACTCAAAGACAGCGCTGTCCGACGCCCGCGTTCCCGCGTAATTCCCCTGAACCTGCTCGCCAGCGTCAGCGCTTTTGGCCTCGCCACCTGCGTTCAGGCAGCGCCGGCCTTCGACAGCGATTCACCGTGGATGCTCGGTGACTGGAACGGCACGCGCACCGAACTTTCGGAAAAAGGCTACGACTTCAAAGTCGATTACACCGGTGAAATGGGCAGCAACCTGCACGGTGGCTACGACCACGACCGCACGGCGCGCTACAGCGACCAGTTCGGCCTCGGTACGCACCTGGACTTGCAGAAAATCCTCGGCTGGAACGACGCTGAATTCCAGCTGACTATCACCAAGCGCAACGGCGACAACATCAGCAACGACCGGATCAACGACCCGCGCGCACCGGGCTTCACCTCGGCCCAGGAAGTCTGGGGCCGTGGCCAGACCTGGCGCCTGACGCAGATGTGGTATCAGCAGAAGTTCTTCGACCAGACACTCGACATCAAGGTCGGCCGCTTCGGCGAAGGCGAAGACTTCAACAGCTTCCCTTGCGACTTCCAGAACCTGGCGTTCTGCGGCTCCCAGGTCGGCAACTGGGCTGGCGGCATCTGGTACAACTGGCCCGTCAGCCAGTGGGCGCTGCGGGTCAAGTATCACCTGACGCCCGAGCTCTATGCCCAGATCGGTGCCTACGAGCAAAACCCGTCGAACCTGGACCGCGACAACGGCTTCAAGCTCAGCGGCAGCGGCACTCAGGGCGCCGTGCTGCCGGTGGAACTGGTGTGGACGCCGAAACTCAATGGCCTGCCGGGCGAATACCGCGCCGGTTACTACTACAGCAACGCCAGCGCCACCGATGTTTACAAGGACCGCAACGGCCAACCGGCGGCCCTCAGCGGCGAAGCCTACCGCAGCGCTTCAAGCAAACACGGCGTGTGGCTGGGCGTGCAGCAACAATTGACCAGCCGTGCCAGCGACCACTCACGCGGCCTGAGCGTGTTCGCCAACGGCACGATGCACGACAAGAAAACCAACGCCGTCGACAACTACGTCCAGGCCGGCGTCGTCTACAAAGGCCTGTTTGACGCCCGCGCCAAGGACGACATCGGTTTCGCCATGGCCCGGGTTCACGTCAACCCGGCCTATCGCAAGAACGCCGAGGCCGCCAACCAGGCGCACGCCGTCTTCGATTACGACAACCCGACCTACCTGCCACCGCAAGACACCGAATACAGCGCCGAGCTCTATTACGGCGTGCACCTGAGCAACTGGCTGACCGTGCGCCCGAACCTGCAATACATCCGCCATCCGGGCGGCGTGGACAAGGTCGATGACGCGCTGATCGGCGGGATCAAAATCCAGTCGTCGTTCTGA
- a CDS encoding DUF6124 family protein: protein MHKVTPNPPETPNTSPYASNDSKKLHDAAERALDHHLKPPFAQANLPDKRPSNVFAVIPDLDNETLLAHASETLASLNVMASDLAFELEGTRRHVALAIQQMISLGQLLVDQALDNFDQPEPL from the coding sequence ATGCACAAAGTCACTCCAAATCCGCCTGAAACCCCAAACACTTCCCCCTACGCGTCCAACGACTCCAAAAAACTCCACGACGCCGCCGAGCGTGCGCTGGACCACCACCTGAAACCGCCGTTCGCCCAAGCCAACCTGCCCGACAAACGTCCCTCCAACGTCTTCGCAGTCATCCCCGATCTGGATAACGAAACCTTGCTGGCCCACGCCTCGGAAACCCTGGCATCGTTGAATGTGATGGCCAGTGACTTGGCGTTCGAACTTGAAGGCACGCGTCGGCATGTAGCGTTGGCGATTCAGCAGATGATCTCGTTAGGGCAACTGTTGGTGGACCAGGCGCTGGATAATTTTGATCAGCCAGAACCGCTGTAA
- a CDS encoding HEAT repeat domain-containing protein translates to MDTLNAWIGDRENSPWNEYHCEHVAKGVLAGFSAAQWEQLRERITSQPQHWQARCAEVLGAERSANAIELLKGLLLASPYLNVRASAACELEWADAPIEAMYAASIQDVLQHLPHDAIEPELPSLLARAESGQ, encoded by the coding sequence ATGGACACCTTGAACGCCTGGATCGGCGACCGCGAGAACAGCCCCTGGAACGAATACCACTGCGAGCACGTGGCAAAAGGCGTCCTGGCCGGGTTCAGCGCAGCGCAATGGGAACAACTGCGCGAGCGCATCACGAGCCAGCCGCAGCACTGGCAAGCACGCTGCGCCGAGGTGCTGGGGGCGGAACGTTCCGCCAATGCCATCGAGTTGCTCAAAGGCCTGCTGCTGGCCTCGCCTTACCTCAACGTTCGAGCATCCGCCGCCTGCGAACTGGAATGGGCTGATGCGCCCATCGAAGCGATGTACGCCGCCAGCATCCAGGACGTTTTGCAGCACCTGCCCCACGACGCAATAGAGCCCGAACTGCCGAGCCTGCTGGCCAGGGCCGAGTCCGGCCAGTAG
- a CDS encoding protease inhibitor I42 family protein — MSPIRLLLPLSLALLAACASSPKQNVTVEAQDECPVTLTAGQNLILTLPSNPTTGYRWAIQDSAGGVLHAISPEVYTNPQNTGLVGSGGQSTWRFQAFAAGSGRLRLTSQQPWEPEVEPAQTFDCAITVN, encoded by the coding sequence ATGTCCCCCATCCGCCTGCTGTTACCCCTGAGCCTCGCCCTGCTGGCCGCCTGCGCCAGTTCGCCGAAACAGAACGTCACAGTGGAGGCGCAGGACGAATGCCCGGTCACACTCACCGCCGGTCAAAACCTGATCCTGACCCTGCCGAGCAACCCGACCACGGGTTATCGCTGGGCCATCCAGGATTCGGCCGGTGGCGTGCTGCACGCGATCAGCCCTGAGGTTTACACCAACCCGCAGAACACCGGGCTGGTGGGCAGTGGCGGGCAATCGACCTGGCGCTTCCAGGCCTTCGCCGCCGGCTCCGGGCGTTTGCGCCTGACCTCTCAACAGCCGTGGGAACCGGAAGTAGAGCCCGCGCAAACCTTCGACTGTGCAATTACGGTGAACTGA
- a CDS encoding lysoplasmalogenase: MGWLILALMGAVTFLYGTSVHADLLCLLVKPLPVLALLGWLHDAPPTEYRRWISLGLMFSLVGDVLLAMPMDLFVFGLGAFLVAHLLYVKAYVSDCRRWALLPLLIALAAGAVLLWVLTSKGLGPLLIPVIVYGLTISAMLWRALARLGTDVPRRSAWLAAAGALAFVFSDSVIGISRFVEPFAAAPYLIILSYWLGQWGITASAFHPKPR, from the coding sequence ATGGGCTGGCTGATTCTGGCGCTGATGGGCGCGGTGACCTTTCTCTACGGGACGAGCGTTCATGCCGACTTGCTCTGTTTGCTGGTCAAACCGCTGCCGGTGCTGGCGCTGCTCGGCTGGCTGCACGATGCACCGCCCACCGAGTACCGTCGCTGGATCAGCCTGGGCCTGATGTTTTCTCTGGTGGGCGACGTGCTGCTGGCGATGCCCATGGACTTGTTCGTGTTTGGCCTCGGGGCGTTTCTGGTGGCCCACCTGCTGTACGTGAAAGCCTATGTGAGCGACTGTCGTCGCTGGGCGCTGTTGCCGCTGCTGATCGCGCTGGCGGCCGGCGCCGTGTTGCTGTGGGTGCTGACGTCCAAAGGCCTGGGCCCCTTGCTGATACCGGTGATCGTTTATGGCCTGACCATCAGCGCCATGCTCTGGCGGGCGCTGGCACGGCTCGGCACCGACGTGCCCAGGCGCTCGGCCTGGCTCGCGGCGGCGGGTGCGCTGGCGTTTGTGTTTTCGGACAGCGTGATCGGCATCAGCCGTTTTGTAGAGCCGTTTGCCGCCGCGCCGTACCTGATCATCCTCAGTTACTGGCTGGGGCAATGGGGGATCACGGCGTCGGCGTTCCACCCAAAACCGCGCTGA
- the cmoA gene encoding carboxy-S-adenosyl-L-methionine synthase CmoA: MSKEPDRLFAQPLAQVPDFAFNEDVVRVFPDMIKRSVPGYPTIVENLGVLAAQFAQPGSVLYDLGSSLGAVTQALRRHVRTDGCRVIAVDNSAAMVERCREYLNAQDSMFQELLPVEVIEGDILALEFKPASVVALNFTLQFIAPDQRTALLSRIRQSLLPGGALILSEKLRFEDSEEHALLTDLHIAFKRANGYSELEIAQKRSAIENVMKPDSLQEHRERLLAAGFSKVVPWFQCLNFASLIALP; the protein is encoded by the coding sequence GTGAGCAAAGAACCCGATCGCCTTTTCGCCCAACCCCTGGCCCAGGTGCCTGACTTCGCCTTTAACGAGGACGTGGTGCGGGTGTTCCCGGACATGATCAAGCGCTCGGTGCCCGGTTACCCGACCATTGTCGAAAACCTCGGCGTGCTCGCGGCGCAATTCGCCCAACCGGGCAGCGTGCTCTACGACCTCGGTTCGTCCCTTGGCGCGGTGACTCAGGCCTTGCGCCGTCACGTGCGCACCGACGGTTGCCGGGTGATCGCGGTGGATAACTCGGCGGCGATGGTCGAGCGCTGCCGCGAATACCTCAACGCTCAGGACTCGATGTTCCAGGAGTTGCTGCCGGTTGAAGTGATCGAAGGCGACATCCTTGCGCTGGAGTTCAAGCCGGCGTCGGTGGTGGCGTTGAACTTCACCCTGCAATTCATCGCCCCGGACCAGCGCACTGCACTGCTGAGCCGCATCCGCCAGTCGCTGTTGCCGGGCGGCGCGCTGATCCTCTCGGAAAAACTGCGATTTGAAGACAGCGAGGAGCACGCCCTGCTCACCGACCTGCACATCGCCTTCAAACGCGCCAACGGCTACAGCGAACTGGAAATAGCCCAGAAGCGCAGCGCCATCGAAAACGTCATGAAGCCCGACAGCCTCCAAGAACACCGCGAACGCCTGCTGGCGGCCGGGTTCTCGAAAGTCGTGCCGTGGTTCCAGTGTCTTAACTTTGCCTCGTTGATTGCCTTGCCATGA
- the cmoB gene encoding tRNA 5-methoxyuridine(34)/uridine 5-oxyacetic acid(34) synthase CmoB has translation MIDLSPLARRLAGTPLADWANTLQAQLDAKMEKGHGDLERWQSALDALPKIQPSEVDLLNGLTLDTDCDDETRAQMRTALMGLSPWRKGPFDLFGVHVDTEWRSDWKWSRVAPHLDLKGKRILDVGCGNGYYMWRMLGAGADSVIGVDPNWLFFCQFQAVQRYLSEPSAWHLPFPFEDLPPNLEGFDTVFSMGVFYHRRSPIEHLLALKDCLVKGGELVLETLVVEGDEQQVLMPEDRYAQMRNVWFLPSVPALMLWLRRAGFSDVRCVDVSMTTVQEQRGTEWMKYQSLSDFLDPDDHSKTIEGLPAPMRAVIVARK, from the coding sequence ATGATTGATCTGTCTCCCCTCGCCCGCCGTCTGGCCGGCACACCGCTGGCCGACTGGGCCAACACCCTGCAAGCGCAACTCGATGCAAAAATGGAAAAGGGTCATGGCGACCTGGAGCGCTGGCAGAGTGCGCTGGACGCGTTGCCGAAGATCCAGCCGAGTGAAGTCGATTTGCTGAACGGCTTGACCCTGGACACTGACTGCGACGATGAAACCCGCGCCCAAATGCGCACCGCGTTGATGGGTTTGTCACCATGGCGCAAAGGGCCGTTCGACCTGTTTGGCGTGCACGTCGACACTGAATGGCGCTCGGACTGGAAGTGGTCGCGGGTCGCCCCGCACCTTGACCTCAAAGGCAAGCGCATCCTCGATGTCGGCTGCGGCAACGGCTATTACATGTGGCGCATGCTCGGTGCCGGCGCCGACAGCGTGATTGGCGTCGACCCGAACTGGCTGTTCTTCTGCCAATTCCAGGCAGTGCAGCGTTACCTGTCCGAGCCATCCGCGTGGCACCTGCCGTTTCCCTTCGAAGACCTGCCGCCGAACCTGGAAGGCTTCGACACCGTGTTTTCCATGGGCGTGTTCTACCACCGCCGCTCGCCGATCGAGCATTTGCTGGCGCTGAAGGATTGCCTGGTCAAGGGCGGTGAGCTGGTGCTGGAAACCCTGGTGGTCGAAGGCGACGAGCAGCAAGTGCTGATGCCCGAGGACCGCTACGCGCAGATGCGTAATGTGTGGTTCCTGCCGTCGGTGCCGGCGCTGATGCTCTGGCTGCGCCGCGCCGGGTTCAGCGATGTGCGCTGCGTGGATGTCAGCATGACCACGGTGCAAGAACAGCGCGGGACCGAGTGGATGAAGTATCAGTCCCTGAGCGACTTCCTCGACCCGGATGATCACAGCAAGACCATTGAAGGACTGCCGGCACCGATGCGCGCCGTGATCGTCGCCAGGAAATAA
- the tadA gene encoding tRNA adenosine(34) deaminase TadA: protein MRQIRPAQIIDRSRDQHFMREALALAAQGAALGEVPVGAVLVQDGEIIGRGFNCPISGSDPSAHAEMVAIRAAAQAASNYRLPGSTLYVTLEPCSMCAGLIVHSRIARVVYGALEPKAGIVQSQGQFFTQGFLNHRVLFEGGVLADECGTVLSEFFKARRAKPAI from the coding sequence ATGCGTCAGATTCGCCCCGCGCAGATCATCGACCGCAGCCGCGATCAGCATTTCATGCGCGAAGCCCTGGCCCTGGCCGCACAAGGTGCCGCCCTCGGCGAAGTGCCGGTAGGCGCGGTGCTGGTGCAGGACGGGGAAATCATCGGGCGCGGCTTCAATTGCCCGATCAGCGGCAGCGACCCCAGCGCCCACGCCGAAATGGTCGCGATCCGCGCCGCTGCGCAGGCAGCCAGCAACTATCGCCTGCCAGGCAGCACGCTGTACGTCACGCTGGAGCCGTGCAGCATGTGCGCCGGGTTGATCGTGCACTCGCGCATTGCCCGGGTGGTCTACGGGGCGCTGGAGCCTAAAGCCGGGATCGTGCAAAGCCAGGGACAGTTCTTCACCCAGGGCTTTCTCAACCATCGGGTGCTGTTTGAAGGTGGGGTGCTGGCGGACGAGTGCGGCACGGTGCTGAGCGAATTTTTCAAGGCGCGACGGGCCAAACCTGCGATCTGA
- a CDS encoding multicopper oxidase family protein has translation MSFTRRQILGGLTGLVVVGVGAGGASRYWLGKMADEQAGHDYELIAAPLDVELVPGHKTEAWAFGPSAPGTELRVRQGEWLRVRFINHLPVATTIHWHGIRLPLEMDGVPYVSQLPVLPGEYFDYKFRVPDAGSYWYHPHVNSSEELGRGLVGPLIIEEREPTGFKFEKTLSLKSWHVDEEGAFVAFSVPREAARGGTAGRLSTINGVSQAVVELPAGQITRVRLLNLDNTLTYRINIPGVEAQIYALDGNPIEPRPMGKEYWLGPGMRICLAIKAPKAGEELSLRNGPVRLGTFRSVANTDAPTEWPPALPANPISEPDMANAEKLNFNFEWVGSVSVNVDNGKPPSLWQINGRAWDITDKTCADRPIATLKKGKTYIFELKNMTQYQHPIHLHGMSFKVIASNRKKITPYFTDTYLLGKNERAQVALVADNPGVWMFHCHVIDHMETGLMAAIEVA, from the coding sequence ATGTCCTTTACCCGTCGACAAATACTCGGTGGTTTGACCGGTCTTGTAGTGGTTGGCGTGGGAGCCGGCGGCGCATCGCGTTACTGGCTGGGGAAAATGGCCGACGAACAGGCCGGGCACGATTACGAACTGATCGCCGCACCGCTGGACGTCGAACTGGTGCCGGGCCACAAGACCGAGGCCTGGGCCTTTGGTCCATCGGCGCCGGGCACCGAATTGCGCGTGCGTCAGGGCGAGTGGCTGCGGGTGCGTTTCATCAACCACTTGCCGGTGGCGACCACCATTCACTGGCACGGCATCCGCCTGCCGCTGGAGATGGACGGCGTGCCTTACGTCTCCCAGCTTCCGGTGCTGCCGGGCGAATACTTCGACTACAAATTCCGCGTGCCGGACGCCGGCAGCTACTGGTATCACCCGCATGTGAACAGCAGCGAAGAGCTCGGTCGCGGATTGGTCGGGCCGCTGATTATCGAAGAGCGCGAGCCCACCGGTTTCAAGTTCGAGAAAACGCTGAGCCTCAAGAGCTGGCACGTCGATGAAGAGGGCGCCTTCGTTGCGTTCAGCGTTCCTCGCGAAGCCGCTCGCGGCGGGACGGCCGGGCGCTTGTCGACCATCAACGGCGTGTCGCAAGCCGTGGTCGAGTTGCCGGCCGGGCAGATCACCCGGGTGCGCTTGCTGAACCTCGATAACACCCTGACCTATCGCATCAACATTCCGGGCGTTGAGGCGCAGATCTATGCGCTGGACGGCAACCCGATCGAACCGCGCCCGATGGGCAAGGAATACTGGCTGGGCCCGGGCATGCGCATTTGCCTGGCGATCAAGGCACCCAAGGCGGGCGAAGAGTTGTCCTTGCGCAACGGCCCGGTGCGCCTGGGCACGTTCCGCTCGGTGGCCAACACCGACGCGCCGACCGAGTGGCCACCGGCCCTGCCGGCCAACCCGATCTCCGAGCCGGACATGGCCAACGCCGAGAAACTCAACTTCAATTTCGAGTGGGTTGGTTCGGTGTCGGTGAACGTCGACAACGGCAAGCCGCCGAGCCTCTGGCAGATCAACGGCCGGGCCTGGGACATCACCGACAAGACCTGCGCCGACCGGCCGATTGCGACGCTCAAGAAAGGCAAGACCTACATTTTCGAATTGAAGAACATGACCCAGTATCAGCACCCGATCCACTTGCACGGCATGAGCTTCAAAGTCATCGCCTCGAACCGCAAGAAGATCACCCCGTACTTCACCGACACCTACCTGCTGGGCAAGAACGAGCGCGCCCAAGTGGCGTTGGTGGCGGATAACCCAGGGGTGTGGATGTTCCACTGCCACGTGATCGACCACATGGAAACCGGCCTGATGGCCGCCATCGAGGTGGCGTGA
- a CDS encoding PTS transporter subunit EIIB — translation MFEKMQRAFWKALTPDLVVDEPKVAQVESGLAPDIVAALGGGDNLKSQQPVALTRVRVELKDATRLDENALRAAGVPGVMTLPGGVVHLITGLDA, via the coding sequence ATGTTCGAGAAAATGCAGCGGGCGTTCTGGAAGGCCCTGACCCCGGACCTGGTGGTGGATGAGCCGAAGGTGGCGCAGGTTGAGTCCGGATTGGCGCCGGATATTGTGGCCGCGTTGGGGGGTGGGGATAACCTCAAGTCGCAGCAGCCGGTGGCGTTGACGCGGGTGCGGGTGGAGTTGAAGGATGCCACCCGGCTGGACGAGAACGCCTTGCGCGCAGCGGGTGTGCCGGGAGTGATGACGTTGCCGGGTGGTGTGGTGCATTTGATCACTGGATTGGACGCGTAA